One segment of Argiope bruennichi chromosome 11, qqArgBrue1.1, whole genome shotgun sequence DNA contains the following:
- the LOC129956832 gene encoding uncharacterized protein LOC129956832, translating into MRSGDLLIEINSRKQAQNIQKLKALATIPIKVYPHTSLNTSKGVITCGEIFNLPVDLITEELKSQGVTHVRRITIRRDGQTLETKHHILTFMPPKLPDYIYAGYIKLPVRPYIPNPLRCFKCQRFGHSKTNCRGTVTCARCAEKGHESQDCSAPEKCVNCKGEHTSFSRLCPRWKIEKQITATKIKENIPYPEA; encoded by the coding sequence ATGCGTTCTGGCGACTTGCTGATTGAGATTAATTCACGAAAGCAAGCCCAGAACATACAAAAGTTAAAGGCTTTGGCAACTATACCAATCAAGGTATACCCACACACatctttaaatacatcaaaaggTGTTATTACATGTGGAGAGATTTTCAACTTGCCTGTAGATTTAATTACCGAGGAATTAAAATCGCAAGGTGTCACACATGTCCGCCGTATTACCATCCGGCGAGATGGACAAACTCTTGAGACTAAACATCATATACTTACTTTTATGCCCCCTAAACTCCCGGACTACATATATGCTGGTTACATTAAGCTTCCCGTGAGACCATACATACCGAATCCTCTCAGATGCTTTAAATGTCAGCGTTTTGGGCATTCGAAAACAAACTGCCGTGGGACAGTCACTTGTGCCCGCTGTGCTGAGAAAGGACATGAGAGCCAGGATTGTTCAGCACCAGAGAAGTGCGTGAATTGTAAAGGCGAACATACGTCCTTCTCCCGCTTATGCCCACGTTGGAAAATCGAAAAACAAATTACAgcaactaaaattaaagaaaatattccataTCCTGAGGCTTGA
- the LOC129956833 gene encoding uncharacterized protein LOC129956833, with product MRSGDLLVEVNSRKQAQQIQKLKALGNIPITVSPHQSLNTSKGVITCGKLLNVPIDIIKSEMKPQGVIDVRRITIRRNGQLLETKHHILTFQTPKLPEFVYAGYIRRPVRLYIPNPLRCFQCQRFGHSKVNCRGSLTCARCAEKGHDSQECSAQEKCVNCKGDHPSFSRSCPSWQLEKQVITIKIKEDLSYPEARRRVQVQTPIPGKSYASAVQNTFCANCSCSNCVKFHADSKPPENIRNSDSEDSNNSTLDRPKKSQKKLKKKLQNSLTLKLAKRGISKPELPSKLKKSAAKNSVALGLATQGIVHKDLSSIFGGMPKSPDRLSLHPSDEDEDEDLHMSCEVSATLPHAPINLPAIPNS from the coding sequence ATGCGCTCTGGTGACTTGCTTGTTGAGGTGAATTCCCGTAAGCAAGCCCagcagattcaaaaattaaaggcaCTGGGAAATATACCAATCACTGTAAGTCCTCACCAGTCGTTGAATACCTCTAAAGGTGTCATTACCTGTGGGAAACTCTTAAATGTCCccatagatataataaaatcagaaatgaaaccGCAAGGAGTTATAGATGTCCGTCGCATAACGATACGGCGTAATGGACAACTCCTTGAAACAAAACATCACATCTTAACGTTTCAGACACCCAAACTACCAGAATTTGTTTACGCAGGTTATATACGACGCCCAGTAAGGCTGTACATTCCGAACCCACTCAGATGCTTTCAGTGCCAGCGGTTTGGCCATTCTAAAGTAAATTGCCGCGGGTCTTTAACATGTGCCCGCTGTGCAgaaaaagggcatgatagccaggAATGTTCCGCACAGGAAAAGTGTGTGAACTGTAAAGGCGATCACCCTTCCTTTTCTCGATCATGCCCTAGCTGGCAGCTTGAAAAACAAGTAAtcacaataaaaatcaaagaagatCTTTCATATCCCGAAGCCAGGCGTAGAGTTCAAGTACAAACTCCTATTCCTGGTAAAAGTTACGCTTCTGCTGTCCAGAACACCTTTTGCGCAAATTGTTCGTGTAGTAATTGTGTAAAATTTCACGCCGATTCAAAGCCACCTGAAAATATTAGGAATTCTGATTCTGAAGATTCCAACAATAGTACACTTGACAGACCTAAGAaatcacaaaagaaattgaagaaaaaattgcaaaactcgcTGACGTTGAAATTAGCAAAACGCGGTATTTCAAAACCGGAACTGccttcaaaattgaaaaagtcaGCAGCTAAAAATTCCGTCGCTTTGGGACTTGCGACGCAGGGTATAGTCCACAAGGACTTGTCGTCAATATTTGGTGGCATGCCCAAAAGTCCAGATCGCCTTTCTCTCCATCCATCAGATGAGGATGAGGATGAGGATTTGCACATGAGTTGTGAAGTTTCCGCAACTCTACCACATGCACCTATTAACTTACCTGCAATCCCGaattcttaa